Proteins from one Cicer arietinum cultivar CDC Frontier isolate Library 1 chromosome 3, Cicar.CDCFrontier_v2.0, whole genome shotgun sequence genomic window:
- the LOC101494565 gene encoding uncharacterized protein — MTLNFIYPAQPPSHQSDLSIFPIKTYSPNTICHTSTERKTVSWRNMGRFCVFLLVLALVVATNARNVPSDVGLKEEKNVVSYGGVGGFSGLGNNGLPFGGVGAGIGGGVDGGVLGGGLGGGIAGGVAGGLGGGGGGGGGSGVLPFP; from the coding sequence ATGAcattaaatttcatttaccctGCTCAACCACCTTCTCACCAATCAGATCTTAGTATTTTCCCTATAAAAACATACTCTCCAAACACAATTTGCCACACAAGTACTGAGAGAAAGACAGTAAGTTGGAGAAATATGGGTAGGTTTTGTGTCTTTTTATTGGTTCTTGCTCTTGTCGTTGCTACAAATGCGAGAAATGTGCCAAGTGATGTTGGTTTGAAGGAGGAGAAGAACGTTGTGTCATATGGTGGTGTTGGTGGTTTTTCAGGACTAGGTAACAATGGACTACCTTTTGGAGGAGTTGGAGCTGGAATAGGTGGTGGCGTTGATGGAGGAGTACTCGGCGGTGGACTTGGTGGTGGAATTGCCGGTGGAGTCGCCGGTGGACtcggtggtggtggtggtggtggtggtggaagTGGTGTTCTTCCTTTCCCTTAA